The Candidatus Scalindua japonica genome includes a region encoding these proteins:
- a CDS encoding L-threonylcarbamoyladenylate synthase — protein MKSGNENGKPIRDGYTSPIILRTGKKLKNRIFLNARKVDYMTTKILKLNNPDSYSKNIMIAAQALLSGEIVAFPTETVYGLGVCADNESAVDNLYRVKQRSREKKLSIMIARPDDAKVYVKHIPLIAEKLINSFWPGPLTIIFELEDNSTVGLRNPDNRVIRDLINKVKKPIASTSANISGGPPAIDAQQVITDLSNKIDVVLDGGPAEAGNPSTIIKICDDTYKIIRHGVIGKERLNRCLNEDCFSIRS, from the coding sequence GTGAAATCTGGTAATGAAAACGGAAAACCAATTCGTGATGGGTATACCTCGCCAATAATATTGCGAACCGGCAAGAAGTTGAAAAACAGAATCTTTCTTAATGCAAGAAAAGTTGATTACATGACGACTAAAATTCTCAAGCTAAACAATCCGGATTCATACAGCAAAAACATTATGATTGCTGCACAGGCATTACTTTCCGGAGAGATAGTGGCATTTCCGACCGAAACAGTATATGGTTTGGGTGTATGTGCCGATAACGAGTCCGCAGTAGATAATTTGTACCGTGTTAAGCAAAGATCTAGAGAAAAAAAATTATCTATAATGATTGCAAGACCTGATGATGCAAAAGTATATGTAAAGCATATACCTCTAATTGCTGAAAAACTGATTAATTCATTCTGGCCGGGCCCTTTAACTATCATTTTTGAACTTGAAGATAATAGTACCGTGGGTTTGAGAAATCCGGACAATAGGGTTATAAGAGATCTGATTAATAAAGTGAAAAAACCGATTGCTTCTACAAGTGCAAATATATCGGGAGGACCTCCTGCAATAGATGCTCAACAGGTAATAACCGACTTGTCAAACAAGATTGATGTCGTTCTTGATGGTGGTCCTGCAGAAGCAGGTAATCCATCTACTATAATAAAAATTTGTGACGATACTTATAAAATCATTCGTCATGGTGTAATTGGAAAAGAAAGGCTTAACAGGTGTTTAAATGAAGATTGCTTTAGCATCAGATCATAG
- a CDS encoding LolA family protein: MQFKSFITKTILFILLILPVGCATHQVRPYISDKPDIDLRKVRTLSFTKVKDTIRTEKSGITTLKAKADIIITNPEINGEFKCKGIVRYQKPGKIRVIGSKLAMTAFDMLSDGENYWFYLPKERVVYTGKCDTIKGTDTNAYIFPDDIAALLEHDKLFEGRYAYMETWPTFWLVHVLDQFGNRVAPYARLMVNRVESTVTELTMFKPDSFIRAQASFNDYTETNGQSVPESIQIHWPDTDTTLSLNLNNIIINEPLKPEIFHFKKPKKADIIETN, encoded by the coding sequence ATGCAGTTTAAATCATTCATAACAAAAACAATCCTGTTTATACTTCTCATCCTCCCTGTCGGCTGTGCGACACATCAAGTCAGACCGTACATCAGTGACAAACCAGACATTGATCTCCGCAAAGTCCGGACCCTTTCATTCACAAAAGTAAAAGATACAATACGGACAGAGAAATCAGGCATTACCACGCTAAAGGCCAAAGCCGACATAATAATAACAAACCCTGAAATTAATGGAGAGTTTAAGTGTAAGGGAATTGTAAGATATCAGAAACCTGGAAAGATTAGAGTCATTGGGTCCAAGCTTGCAATGACTGCTTTTGATATGCTTTCAGATGGAGAGAATTATTGGTTTTATCTGCCTAAAGAGAGAGTCGTTTATACGGGAAAATGCGATACGATCAAAGGAACAGATACCAATGCATATATTTTCCCTGATGATATAGCCGCTCTTTTAGAGCATGATAAGCTCTTTGAAGGAAGATACGCCTATATGGAAACATGGCCGACTTTCTGGTTAGTTCACGTATTAGACCAGTTTGGCAACAGAGTGGCGCCTTATGCCAGATTAATGGTGAACAGGGTTGAAAGTACTGTCACTGAACTCACTATGTTCAAACCTGATAGCTTTATCAGGGCACAGGCGTCATTCAATGATTATACAGAAACAAACGGTCAATCTGTTCCTGAATCAATTCAGATCCACTGGCCCGACACAGATACTACTTTAAGCTTAAACCTGAACAACATTATAATAAACGAACCACTCAAACCTGAAATATTTCATTTCAAGAAACCGAAAAAAGCAGATATTATTGAAACAAATTAA
- the rpiB gene encoding ribose 5-phosphate isomerase B, protein MKIALASDHRGFEFKNVVARHLSDMGHEPVDFGTQNGNDSVDYPDYGRKAAEAVSTGECVRAVLICGTGLGMSLIANKVKGVRATVCHNPFTVEMSRRHNDANVLCLGVDVIDHQLLEEKLKIFLETEFEGGRHARRVDKIMDAESS, encoded by the coding sequence ATGAAGATTGCTTTAGCATCAGATCATAGAGGGTTTGAATTTAAAAATGTAGTTGCCAGACATCTTTCAGATATGGGTCATGAACCAGTTGATTTTGGGACTCAGAATGGCAATGACTCTGTAGACTACCCTGACTACGGACGAAAGGCAGCAGAGGCAGTTTCAACCGGAGAATGTGTTCGTGCTGTCCTGATATGCGGGACAGGACTTGGGATGTCACTTATCGCAAATAAGGTCAAAGGTGTACGTGCAACTGTATGTCATAATCCATTTACTGTGGAGATGAGTAGAAGGCATAATGATGCTAATGTTTTGTGTTTGGGTGTGGATGTAATAGATCATCAATTACTTGAAGAGAAGTTGAAAATATTTCTTGAAACAGAGTTTGAAGGCGGCAGGCATGCCAGGCGGGTCGATAAAATTATGGATGCGGAATCCAGTTAA
- a CDS encoding proline--tRNA ligase, translating into MKWTETFIPTIKEDPSDAEVASHKLMIRSGMIRKLSAGVYSYLPLGTKILNKVIAIIKEEMDNSGAIELSLPALQPLTLLELSGRIGAFGDDLLSMKDRHNKDMALSPTHEEVITDLVKNEVSSYKQLPLILYQIQTKFRDEARPRFGVLRSKEFLMKDAYSFDIDFERLNDSYQKMYDTYFRIFERCKLEFLAVEADTGAMGGDVSHEFMVPNENGEDVIVKCMGCDYSANLEKAEPSPILASDNVLSDDPKEVSTPNMTTIAEVSDFLGIEPDKMVKTLVYTFDGKDVAILIRGDHDVNETKLSKVLSSDELALASEETVTNLTNAPVGFAGPIGLKTLIIADQAVSVMKNCVVGGNKIDTHIMNANPERDFNIDRTVDIRFVTENDKCPKCNKALNVSNGIELGHVFKLGTRYSDSLGAKFLDRNGKERPIIMGSYGIGVNRILAATIEKSHDSNGIIWPLPLAPYEVLIVPINFKDKIITDTATKVYNELCNAGIDTLLDDRDQRPGFKFKDADLIGIPIRITAGKRLKETGELEVKLRSKDEVLYTKPENLLAEIKTLMDSLR; encoded by the coding sequence ATGAAGTGGACAGAGACATTTATACCAACGATAAAGGAAGATCCCAGTGATGCTGAAGTTGCAAGCCACAAACTCATGATTCGCTCCGGTATGATCAGGAAGTTGTCAGCAGGTGTGTATTCGTACTTACCGCTAGGCACCAAGATACTTAACAAAGTAATAGCAATTATCAAGGAAGAAATGGATAACTCCGGAGCGATTGAACTTTCGTTACCGGCACTGCAACCATTGACACTTTTAGAGCTCAGTGGAAGAATTGGTGCCTTTGGCGATGACTTACTAAGCATGAAAGACCGTCACAATAAAGATATGGCCTTAAGCCCTACACACGAGGAGGTTATTACTGATTTAGTGAAGAATGAAGTCAGCTCTTATAAGCAACTTCCATTAATTTTGTATCAGATTCAGACGAAATTCAGGGATGAGGCCAGACCAAGATTTGGTGTTTTACGAAGCAAAGAGTTTTTAATGAAAGATGCTTATAGTTTCGATATAGATTTTGAGAGACTGAATGACAGCTATCAGAAAATGTACGATACCTATTTCAGGATTTTTGAACGATGCAAATTGGAGTTTTTAGCAGTTGAAGCTGATACCGGCGCAATGGGCGGTGATGTTTCACACGAATTTATGGTCCCAAATGAAAACGGTGAGGACGTAATAGTAAAATGCATGGGTTGTGATTATAGCGCAAATCTTGAAAAGGCCGAGCCTTCCCCCATCCTAGCAAGTGATAATGTTTTATCAGATGATCCTAAAGAAGTATCTACTCCAAATATGACAACTATAGCTGAGGTAAGTGATTTCCTTGGTATAGAGCCAGACAAAATGGTTAAAACATTGGTATACACATTCGACGGCAAAGATGTGGCCATTCTGATCCGTGGAGACCATGATGTTAATGAAACCAAACTGTCAAAGGTGCTATCGAGTGATGAATTAGCTCTGGCGAGTGAAGAAACGGTTACCAACCTTACAAACGCCCCTGTGGGGTTTGCTGGCCCTATTGGCTTAAAGACACTGATAATTGCAGACCAGGCAGTATCTGTAATGAAGAATTGTGTTGTGGGAGGCAATAAGATTGACACTCATATTATGAATGCAAACCCTGAAAGAGATTTTAATATTGACAGAACAGTCGATATTCGATTTGTTACAGAAAATGATAAATGCCCTAAGTGTAACAAGGCACTTAATGTTTCTAACGGAATTGAGCTGGGACATGTTTTTAAACTGGGAACCAGATATAGTGATTCGCTGGGTGCAAAATTCCTGGATCGTAATGGAAAAGAGCGTCCCATTATTATGGGATCGTATGGTATTGGTGTCAACAGAATCCTGGCAGCAACTATTGAGAAATCTCACGACTCGAACGGTATAATCTGGCCATTACCACTGGCTCCCTATGAGGTATTAATCGTGCCTATAAACTTTAAAGATAAAATTATCACGGATACAGCTACAAAAGTTTACAACGAACTGTGTAATGCCGGAATTGATACCCTGCTTGACGACAGAGATCAGAGACCCGGGTTCAAATTCAAGGACGCTGATCTCATCGGTATTCCTATCAGAATAACTGCTGGCAAACGCCTGAAAGAAACCGGTGAGCTTGAGGTTAAGTTGCGATCTAAAGATGAAGTGCTTTACACAAAGCCTGAGAATTTGCTTGCTGAAATCAAAACACTAATGGATTCTTTAAGGTAA
- a CDS encoding DUF4416 family protein, whose translation MADISLTKPVKLFIGILSCNKDFLDDVESLLVGHFGEVDIKSEIFPFNFTDYYKKEMGSNISRQFICFKNLIKPEELSAIKILTNQLEEEFKHNNRFDVIRPINLDPGYLTLCNLILASAKEYYHRIHLQEGIYAEVTLFYQHEVFKNLPWTYPDYQTDKYKNFFLKVRTLYAKDISNN comes from the coding sequence ATGGCAGATATCAGCTTAACCAAACCGGTAAAACTTTTTATAGGAATTCTTTCCTGCAATAAAGATTTTTTAGATGATGTAGAAAGTTTACTGGTTGGACATTTTGGCGAGGTTGATATTAAAAGTGAGATTTTTCCATTCAATTTTACGGATTACTACAAAAAGGAAATGGGAAGCAATATCTCAAGGCAGTTTATATGTTTTAAGAATCTTATTAAACCTGAAGAGCTATCTGCTATTAAGATTCTGACAAATCAGCTGGAAGAGGAGTTCAAGCACAACAACCGATTTGATGTTATCAGACCGATCAACTTAGACCCGGGATATCTTACTCTTTGTAATCTCATACTCGCCTCTGCAAAAGAGTATTATCATAGAATTCATCTTCAGGAAGGTATCTACGCGGAAGTCACATTGTTTTACCAACATGAGGTGTTTAAAAATCTGCCATGGACATATCCTGATTATCAGACAGATAAATACAAAAACTTTTTCTTAAAAGTAAGGACATTATATGCAAAAGACATTAGTAATAATTAA
- the ndk gene encoding nucleoside-diphosphate kinase, translating to MQKTLVIIKPDAVQRRLIGKVISRFEEKGLEIIGLKMTTISEKLAKENYSIHNGKDYFEKLIKFMTSGPVVMLVLRGENTIEVTRKLMGATFGYEATPGTIRGDFAMSKRFNLIHGSDSVESAEREISLFFENGDLMQNKQSGVKWIYDDAV from the coding sequence ATGCAAAAGACATTAGTAATAATTAAGCCGGATGCGGTACAACGCCGTTTAATTGGGAAAGTAATCAGCAGGTTTGAAGAAAAAGGATTAGAAATAATTGGGCTAAAGATGACTACTATCTCCGAAAAACTGGCAAAAGAGAATTATTCTATTCATAACGGTAAGGACTACTTTGAAAAGCTTATAAAGTTCATGACTTCCGGACCGGTGGTAATGCTGGTATTAAGAGGAGAGAATACAATAGAAGTTACCCGAAAACTCATGGGTGCTACATTCGGGTACGAAGCGACTCCGGGAACAATAAGAGGTGATTTTGCAATGAGCAAACGTTTCAACCTGATACATGGTTCAGATTCGGTAGAGTCTGCGGAAAGAGAGATATCCCTCTTCTTTGAGAATGGAGACCTCATGCAAAATAAACAATCTGGCGTGAAATGGATTTACGACGATGCAGTTTAA
- a CDS encoding SpoIVB peptidase S55 domain-containing protein, with protein sequence MDTDEIKPGMKGYGRTVFSGKQIESFDIEVLGVLKNWEAKNDMILIKMSGGPLEKTGIIAGMSGSPVYIDDKLIGAVSHGWSYSKDAIAGVTPIRAMIDVMEMDSRNRKNLAAKANRIWSTSLNTQDTNVIAKLESYGLLHKYEFHENTDTREPFIFNLVPIQTPLIVSGFSNESLTKISPLFGRVGRFSLHSSNGEYGSPEDLVNFMPGSSIAVEIIRGDLSVSAVGTLTYRDGNDILAFGHPIIQIGNTDMPMATAEVHTILASQASSTKMASPGKIIGRITQDRRSAIAGKIGEYTQMLPCQVKIQGSLNIEYNFEVVQDRILTPILVQMAIENAILTTEKTVGEKSMMIKLDIGIADREEPISIENKYFDSGPSWLPIYNVIEPITILLNNEFKTAKIESINLVADISEHNNVAFIDNIKVSNKWVSPGEEVLMNISVKQYARSYASIPLTIKIPDDVAPGSSIQVIVCDAMNSKMLEMTSAPGSFLPSSFEQLIHHLENEEHNSNIIVKLRLNKKGLTYMGEDFPSLPNSFLSIMSLSNQSGVTPLRSEIVKRIPTEWFINGKQTINLFVDNKS encoded by the coding sequence ATGGATACCGATGAAATAAAACCCGGAATGAAGGGTTACGGAAGAACTGTGTTCTCTGGAAAACAGATTGAATCATTTGATATAGAAGTACTGGGAGTATTAAAAAATTGGGAAGCAAAAAACGATATGATTCTTATAAAGATGTCAGGTGGCCCCTTGGAAAAAACCGGTATTATTGCCGGAATGAGTGGTAGTCCGGTTTATATTGATGATAAACTCATAGGTGCGGTATCTCATGGATGGAGTTATTCAAAGGATGCAATTGCAGGGGTAACTCCTATTAGAGCCATGATAGACGTAATGGAAATGGACTCCAGAAACAGGAAGAATCTTGCTGCGAAAGCAAACAGGATATGGAGTACATCACTGAATACTCAAGATACTAATGTAATAGCCAAATTAGAATCATACGGGCTTTTACACAAATATGAATTTCATGAAAACACTGATACACGGGAACCGTTTATTTTTAACCTTGTACCCATTCAAACCCCTTTAATTGTCTCCGGGTTCAGTAATGAAAGTCTGACTAAAATAAGCCCTCTTTTCGGAAGAGTTGGAAGGTTTTCTCTTCATAGTAGTAACGGTGAATATGGTTCGCCAGAAGACCTCGTTAATTTCATGCCAGGTTCATCTATTGCGGTTGAAATAATCAGGGGTGATTTGAGCGTTTCCGCAGTCGGAACCTTAACATACCGAGATGGTAATGATATTCTTGCATTTGGACACCCAATAATTCAAATCGGAAATACTGATATGCCAATGGCAACAGCAGAAGTGCATACTATACTTGCAAGCCAGGCCAGCTCAACAAAAATGGCATCACCTGGTAAAATCATTGGAAGAATTACACAGGACAGGAGGTCTGCAATTGCCGGAAAAATTGGTGAATATACTCAAATGTTACCTTGCCAGGTTAAAATACAAGGATCTCTGAATATTGAATACAACTTTGAAGTAGTTCAGGATAGAATATTGACGCCGATTCTTGTACAAATGGCAATTGAGAATGCGATACTCACTACTGAAAAAACTGTAGGCGAAAAGTCCATGATGATAAAACTTGATATAGGTATCGCTGACAGGGAAGAACCAATCAGTATAGAGAATAAATATTTTGACTCTGGGCCTTCCTGGCTACCGATTTACAACGTTATTGAACCAATTACAATATTGCTAAATAATGAATTCAAGACGGCAAAAATAGAATCTATTAATTTAGTTGCCGATATCTCAGAACATAACAATGTTGCATTTATTGATAATATCAAGGTCAGCAATAAGTGGGTTTCTCCGGGAGAAGAGGTGCTCATGAATATCAGTGTAAAACAATATGCCAGAAGCTATGCATCTATACCGTTAACAATCAAGATCCCTGATGATGTTGCTCCCGGAAGCAGTATACAGGTAATAGTGTGTGATGCCATGAATAGTAAAATGCTGGAAATGACTAGCGCTCCGGGAAGTTTTTTGCCATCCAGCTTTGAACAGTTAATACACCACCTGGAAAATGAAGAGCACAATAGCAACATAATCGTCAAATTGAGACTAAATAAAAAGGGGCTTACGTACATGGGTGAAGATTTTCCGTCACTTCCAAATTCATTTTTAAGCATAATGTCTTTGTCAAATCAAAGTGGCGTGACTCCATTACGAAGTGAAATAGTTAAACGAATCCCAACTGAATGGTTTATCAATGGCAAGCAGACTATTAATTTGTTTGTTGATAATAAGAGTTAA